A region from the Natronoarchaeum mannanilyticum genome encodes:
- a CDS encoding DEAD/DEAH box helicase, whose protein sequence is MEVRELPLEDRFVEHFEEKGIESLYPPQVAAVEAGVADDQRVVAALPTASGKTLVAQLAMLTADGPALYVVPLRALATEKYETFSELPGVSVGVATGDYDGDDDGFEDDDIVVATCEKVDSAIRNGAEWVERLACVVVDEVHLLDARGRGPTLEVTLAKLQRLRPDQQIVALSATVGNADEIADWLDAELVQSTWRPVDLKTGVYDDGAIAFEDGENRRIDADDRPPTTALVADALDEGGQSLVFVNSRREAQQLAAELADEGFAAAPEIAEEIGPDATTSTGEALASAAKGGVAFHHAGLRAEHRSIVENAFRERELRVLCATPTLAAGVNVPARRVIVRDTERFTGEGYDPLPVLEVHQMFGRAGRPGLDPYGEAVLVATGENADSLRERYVGAEPEPVESKLAAREPLRTHVLATVAGGFADSREGLRDVLASTFFAHQRDESELRDLTDEVLAYLDATGMLRRDGGLAATDLGRLVSRVYVDPLTGAEVVEAVETAAAMERVTALTILELVCDTEDMTTQHVRNDEAGRLSEFAMRREDQFTKSVSEFEGNFQSWLGTLKTARLLADWADGADAETIDERYGVAPGDVRRLAESAAWLLSATEVIAEHLADGAVGRDADAESDAAADGGETADADYESVVDRIRETREALVERED, encoded by the coding sequence ATGGAGGTCCGGGAGCTACCCCTCGAAGACCGATTCGTCGAGCACTTCGAGGAGAAGGGAATCGAGTCGCTGTACCCGCCGCAGGTCGCCGCCGTCGAGGCCGGCGTCGCCGACGACCAGCGAGTCGTGGCGGCGCTGCCGACCGCCAGCGGGAAGACCCTGGTCGCCCAGCTGGCGATGCTGACCGCCGACGGGCCGGCGCTGTACGTCGTCCCGCTGCGCGCGCTGGCGACCGAGAAGTACGAGACGTTCAGCGAGCTCCCCGGCGTGAGCGTCGGCGTCGCGACGGGCGACTACGACGGCGACGACGACGGATTCGAAGACGACGACATCGTCGTCGCCACGTGCGAGAAGGTCGACTCGGCGATCCGCAACGGCGCCGAGTGGGTCGAGCGGCTCGCCTGCGTCGTCGTCGACGAGGTCCACCTGCTCGACGCCCGCGGGCGCGGGCCGACGCTGGAAGTCACGTTAGCGAAGCTCCAGCGGCTTCGCCCCGACCAGCAGATCGTCGCGCTCTCCGCGACTGTGGGCAACGCCGACGAGATCGCCGACTGGCTCGACGCCGAACTCGTCCAGTCGACGTGGCGTCCGGTCGATCTGAAAACGGGCGTGTACGACGACGGCGCGATCGCGTTCGAGGACGGCGAGAATCGCAGGATCGACGCCGACGATCGGCCGCCGACCACCGCGCTCGTGGCCGACGCGCTCGACGAGGGCGGCCAGTCGCTCGTGTTCGTCAACTCCCGGCGCGAGGCCCAGCAGCTCGCCGCGGAGCTGGCCGACGAGGGCTTCGCCGCGGCGCCCGAAATCGCCGAGGAAATCGGCCCCGACGCCACCACGAGCACGGGAGAAGCACTCGCGAGCGCCGCGAAGGGTGGCGTCGCCTTCCACCACGCGGGCCTGCGCGCCGAGCACCGCTCGATCGTCGAGAACGCGTTCCGCGAGCGCGAACTGCGCGTGCTCTGCGCGACGCCGACGCTCGCCGCCGGCGTCAACGTCCCCGCGCGCCGAGTGATCGTCCGGGACACCGAGCGGTTCACCGGCGAGGGGTACGATCCGCTCCCCGTGCTGGAGGTCCACCAGATGTTCGGGCGCGCGGGCCGCCCGGGGCTCGATCCCTACGGAGAGGCCGTGCTGGTCGCCACGGGCGAAAACGCTGATTCGCTTCGCGAGCGCTACGTCGGCGCCGAACCCGAGCCCGTCGAGTCGAAGCTGGCGGCCCGCGAGCCGCTGCGCACGCACGTCCTCGCGACGGTCGCCGGCGGCTTCGCGGACTCCCGCGAAGGGCTGCGCGACGTGCTCGCCTCGACGTTTTTCGCCCACCAGCGCGACGAGTCCGAACTCCGGGACCTGACCGACGAGGTGCTGGCCTACCTCGACGCCACCGGGATGCTCCGCCGCGACGGCGGCCTCGCGGCGACCGATCTCGGCCGGCTGGTCTCGCGGGTGTACGTCGATCCGCTGACCGGCGCCGAGGTCGTCGAGGCCGTCGAAACCGCCGCGGCGATGGAGCGGGTGACGGCGCTGACGATCCTCGAACTGGTCTGCGACACCGAGGACATGACGACCCAGCACGTCCGCAACGACGAGGCCGGCCGGCTCAGCGAGTTCGCCATGCGCCGCGAGGACCAGTTCACCAAGTCCGTCAGCGAGTTCGAGGGGAACTTCCAGTCCTGGCTCGGCACCCTGAAGACCGCTCGCTTGCTCGCCGACTGGGCCGACGGCGCCGACGCGGAGACGATCGACGAGCGCTACGGCGTCGCGCCGGGCGATGTCCGCCGGCTGGCCGAGAGCGCGGCGTGGTTGCTTTCCGCGACCGAGGTGATCGCCGAACACCTCGCCGACGGTGCCGTCGGTCGGGACGCCGATGCCGAGTCGGACGCGGCTGCCGACGGCGGAGAAACTGCGGACGCCGACTACGAGTCCGTGGTCGACCGGATCCGCGAGACGCGCGAGGCGCTCGTCGAGCGCGAGGACTGA
- a CDS encoding glutathione S-transferase N-terminal domain-containing protein: MTNLELYELEGCPYCAKVVNKLDELDLDYESHMVPRSHSERTEVEEVSGQTGVPVLVDPEHGVEGMPESDDIVEYLEETYA, from the coding sequence ATGACGAACCTCGAACTGTACGAACTGGAAGGCTGCCCGTACTGCGCGAAAGTCGTGAACAAGCTCGACGAGCTCGACCTGGACTACGAGTCCCACATGGTGCCCCGGAGCCACTCCGAGCGTACCGAGGTCGAGGAAGTGAGCGGCCAGACCGGCGTCCCGGTGCTCGTCGACCCGGAGCACGGCGTCGAGGGGATGCCCGAGAGCGACGACATCGTCGAGTACCTCGAAGAGACGTACGCGTAG
- a CDS encoding helix-turn-helix domain-containing protein, with protein MADLLPSSPDTSAADGGDPRVVGLDSDDADDVLAALSSGTARELLSALHDDPGTPSELADRVDTSLQNTQYHLENLADADVIRVADTIYSEKGREMKVYAPTDQPLVVFAGDDEKETGLRAALSRLLGGIGAVAGASLLVQYLAPETATSGGATDGGTGDSGSGDEPAGGGSDDGGGVTTSDADESGDGTDSGDDTTSDGDSADGGGSDGGGSADGSGADGGTASGGEDGGAGGVDVPFLDDVPLLGDLFGAGLPPGALFFAGGATVMIAWFVLWYARAYRA; from the coding sequence ATGGCCGACCTCCTGCCCTCCTCCCCCGACACCTCGGCCGCGGACGGCGGCGACCCGCGGGTGGTCGGGTTAGACAGCGACGACGCCGACGACGTGCTGGCTGCCCTGTCCTCGGGCACCGCGCGCGAACTGCTCAGCGCGCTCCACGACGACCCCGGGACGCCCTCGGAGCTGGCCGACCGCGTCGACACCTCGCTCCAGAACACCCAGTACCATCTCGAGAACCTGGCCGACGCCGACGTGATCCGCGTCGCCGACACGATCTACTCCGAGAAGGGCCGCGAGATGAAGGTGTACGCCCCGACCGACCAGCCCCTCGTGGTGTTCGCCGGCGACGACGAGAAGGAGACCGGACTCCGCGCCGCGCTCTCGCGGCTGCTCGGCGGCATCGGCGCCGTCGCCGGCGCGAGCCTGCTCGTCCAGTATCTCGCCCCCGAAACGGCGACGAGCGGCGGCGCGACCGACGGCGGAACCGGCGACAGCGGGTCCGGTGACGAACCCGCCGGTGGGGGATCGGACGACGGCGGCGGAGTCACCACGTCCGACGCCGACGAGAGCGGTGACGGCACGGATTCGGGTGACGACACCACTTCGGACGGAGACAGCGCCGACGGCGGCGGGTCCGATGGTGGCGGCAGCGCCGACGGAAGCGGCGCCGACGGCGGAACAGCGAGCGGCGGCGAAGACGGCGGCGCCGGCGGCGTCGACGTCCCCTTCCTCGACGACGTGCCGCTGCTCGGTGATCTCTTCGGGGCCGGGCTGCCGCCGGGCGCGCTGTTTTTCGCCGGCGGCGCGACGGTGATGATCGCGTGGTTCGTGCTCTGGTACGCTCGGGCCTACCGAGCGTGA
- a CDS encoding DUF367 family protein: protein MNLHVRYEGDDDPDKCTARKLARFDLAELHRSDRATPYGIVLNPHAERALSPADREESDRLVALDCSWETAGEAMFSIHGEHRALPFLVAANPINYGKPFQLTTVEALAAGLTILGERERAEEILAKFRWGETFLEMNEEPLRRYAECEDSSEVVEVQQEYLDRE from the coding sequence GTGAACCTGCACGTCCGGTACGAGGGCGACGACGATCCCGACAAGTGCACCGCCCGGAAGCTCGCGCGGTTCGACCTCGCCGAACTGCACCGCAGCGACCGGGCGACGCCGTACGGGATCGTCCTCAATCCCCACGCCGAGCGGGCGCTCTCGCCGGCCGACCGCGAGGAAAGCGACCGGCTCGTCGCGCTGGACTGCTCGTGGGAGACCGCCGGCGAGGCGATGTTCTCGATCCACGGCGAGCACCGGGCGCTGCCGTTTCTGGTCGCGGCGAACCCGATCAACTACGGGAAACCGTTCCAGCTGACGACCGTCGAGGCGCTGGCCGCCGGACTGACGATTCTGGGCGAGCGCGAGCGCGCCGAGGAGATCCTGGCGAAGTTCCGGTGGGGCGAGACGTTCTTAGAGATGAACGAGGAGCCCCTGCGCCGGTACGCGGAGTGCGAGGATTCGAGCGAGGTTGTCGAAGTTCAGCAGGAGTATCTGGATCGGGAGTGA
- a CDS encoding DsbA family protein: MAPRLTRRRALSLAGGLATASFAGCLGLGDSPDPDGEAVESLPTPVQGDPESAVTVAVYEDFSCPHCRDFHLNVYPDVVSEFVDTERVRYEHHDFPIPVDERWSWAVAGAARAVQDEVGDDAFFEYAALAFEQQGSYSMDVLADLAGEVDADGEAVRSAAENDTYAPVLEADRSEGQDRGVQGTPTVFVNDEQVDLDSGESQFDAIRSAIESAES, from the coding sequence ATGGCACCTCGACTCACCCGTCGCCGGGCCCTTTCGCTTGCCGGCGGGCTAGCTACTGCTTCGTTCGCCGGCTGTCTCGGACTCGGCGACTCCCCCGACCCCGACGGCGAGGCCGTCGAATCGCTCCCGACGCCTGTGCAGGGCGACCCCGAGTCGGCCGTCACCGTCGCAGTCTACGAGGACTTCTCGTGTCCCCACTGTCGGGACTTCCACCTGAACGTCTACCCCGACGTCGTCTCGGAGTTCGTCGACACCGAGCGCGTCCGCTACGAACACCACGACTTCCCGATTCCCGTCGACGAGCGGTGGTCGTGGGCGGTCGCCGGCGCCGCCCGCGCCGTCCAGGACGAGGTCGGCGACGACGCCTTCTTCGAGTACGCCGCGCTGGCGTTCGAGCAACAGGGATCGTACTCGATGGACGTGCTCGCCGACCTGGCGGGCGAGGTCGACGCCGACGGCGAGGCAGTGCGATCGGCCGCCGAGAACGACACCTACGCGCCGGTGCTCGAGGCCGACCGGAGCGAGGGGCAGGACCGCGGCGTCCAGGGGACGCCGACGGTGTTCGTGAACGACGAGCAGGTGGATCTGGACTCGGGCGAGAGCCAGTTCGACGCGATCCGGTCGGCGATCGAATCCGCGGAGTCCTGA
- a CDS encoding cold-shock protein produces the protein MAKGNVDFFNDTGGYGFISTDDADDDVFFHMEDVGGPDLEEGTEIEFDIEQAPKGPRATNVVRN, from the coding sequence ATGGCGAAAGGAAACGTTGATTTCTTCAACGACACAGGCGGCTACGGTTTCATTTCGACGGACGACGCGGACGATGACGTATTCTTCCACATGGAAGACGTCGGCGGCCCGGACCTCGAAGAAGGCACCGAGATCGAGTTCGACATCGAACAGGCCCCCAAGGGTCCCCGCGCGACGAACGTCGTCCGCAACTAA
- the glmM gene encoding phosphoglucosamine mutase — MEVFGSSGTRGTVNESFTPEFVVRVAQAAGTVWDAERAAVARDTRVTGGMLADAAASGLASVGTDVDRLGRTPTPSAQAYAERAQVPVVMVTASHNPPEFNGIKLIGPDGVGLSVDALELIEEAFLEDGVETVPWDEVGTRRRVENVNDDYVAELLSAIDRERIAAADLTVALDPGHGAGALTSPEFFRALGCEVVTVNAQPDGHFPGRDPEPVAENLADLGRLVRTADADLGIAHDGDADRAIFFDERGEFVEGDAALAALATAELDPGETAVSAVNVSQRLVDAVDAADANLELTPIGSTHIVSRVLDLERQGATVPIAGEGNGGIFFPDFRLARDGAFTAARFLEQVASRRASEAVAPFADYHNVRRNVDYADRDERDRMLAAAEEWAEREDAELTTIDGYRLDYGDAWALTRPSGTEPLIRVYAEARDADRAEELAAAVGDALEAGRN, encoded by the coding sequence ATGGAGGTTTTCGGGTCGAGCGGAACGCGGGGGACGGTCAACGAGTCGTTCACCCCCGAGTTCGTCGTACGGGTGGCCCAGGCGGCCGGGACGGTCTGGGACGCCGAGCGCGCCGCGGTCGCGCGGGACACGCGCGTGACCGGCGGGATGCTCGCCGACGCGGCCGCGAGCGGGCTCGCCAGCGTCGGGACCGACGTCGACCGGCTCGGCCGGACGCCGACGCCCTCGGCCCAGGCGTACGCCGAACGCGCGCAGGTTCCCGTGGTGATGGTGACGGCCTCGCACAACCCCCCGGAGTTCAACGGCATCAAGCTGATCGGCCCGGACGGCGTCGGCCTGTCGGTCGACGCGCTCGAACTGATCGAGGAGGCGTTCCTCGAGGACGGCGTCGAGACGGTGCCGTGGGACGAGGTGGGTACGCGCCGGCGCGTCGAGAACGTCAACGACGACTACGTCGCCGAACTGCTGTCGGCGATCGACCGCGAGCGCATCGCGGCGGCCGACCTGACGGTCGCGCTCGACCCCGGCCACGGCGCCGGGGCGCTGACCAGCCCCGAGTTCTTCCGCGCGCTGGGCTGTGAGGTCGTGACGGTCAACGCCCAGCCCGACGGCCACTTCCCGGGACGGGATCCCGAACCGGTCGCGGAGAATCTCGCTGATCTCGGGCGGCTCGTCCGGACGGCCGACGCCGACCTGGGGATCGCCCACGACGGCGACGCCGACCGCGCGATCTTCTTCGACGAGCGCGGCGAGTTCGTCGAGGGCGACGCCGCGCTCGCCGCGCTGGCGACGGCCGAGCTCGATCCCGGCGAGACGGCCGTCTCGGCGGTCAACGTCTCCCAGCGGCTGGTCGACGCCGTCGACGCGGCCGACGCGAACCTCGAACTGACGCCGATCGGCTCGACCCACATCGTCAGCCGGGTGCTGGATCTCGAGCGCCAGGGCGCCACCGTTCCGATCGCCGGCGAGGGTAACGGCGGCATCTTCTTCCCGGATTTCAGACTCGCCAGGGACGGCGCCTTCACCGCCGCCCGCTTCCTCGAACAGGTGGCGAGCCGGCGGGCCAGCGAGGCCGTCGCGCCGTTCGCGGACTACCACAACGTCCGCCGGAACGTCGACTACGCGGACCGCGACGAGCGCGACCGGATGCTCGCGGCCGCCGAAGAGTGGGCCGAACGCGAGGACGCCGAGCTGACGACGATCGACGGCTACCGGCTCGACTACGGCGACGCCTGGGCGCTGACCCGCCCGAGCGGGACCGAGCCGCTGATCCGCGTCTACGCCGAGGCGCGCGACGCCGACCGAGCCGAGGAGCTGGCTGCGGCGGTCGGCGACGCGCTCGAGGCCGGCAGAAACTGA
- the alaS gene encoding alanine--tRNA ligase: MSELEEEYRLDYFEDNDFVRKQCSECGDHFWTRDHDRVTCGEPPCAEYSFIDDPGFDEEYSLEEMREAFLSFFEENGHERIDPYPVAANRWRDDVLLTQASIYDFQPLVTSGETPPPANPLTISQPCIRMQDIDNVGKTGRHTMAFEMMAHHAFNAREEIEDPEQYAYEGEVYWKDQTVQYCDELFESLGADLEEITYIEDPWVGGGNAGPAIEVIYKGAELATLVFMSMEQDPEGEYEMKDGNRYSPMDTYIVDTGYGLERWTWMSQGTPTVYEAIYPETIAFLKDNAGIELSEGEQAVVHHASKLAGKMDIDEAEDIEAARGEIADQVGVTTEELEALVEPLEDIYAIADHCRTLAYMLGDGIVPSNVGTGYLARMVLRRTKRLVDNVGVDAPLDELVDMQAERLDYENRDTIRDVVRTEVEKYRETLDRGSRRVEQLAEEYSAKGEPIPTDELIELYDSHGIQPDMVEEIASDRGAAVDVPDDFYSLVAQRHDQESGAGGADEIDDRFEDLPETDKLYYDDQQGTEFEAVVLDVFEREDGYDVVLDQTMFYPEGGGQPADHGTLSSDDATVEVSDVQIENGVVRHRTDEPLDKGAMVRGQIDVRRRRQLMRNHTATHVIIHSAKQVLGEHVRQAGAQKGVDSSRIDLQHYRRITREDVKEIERVANELVMDNVAVTQEWPHRNDAEAEHGFDLYQGGVPPGEQIRLIHVAEDVQACGGTHVERTGDIGSIKVRTTERVQDGVERIVFSAGEAAIEGTQRTEDALYEAAEALDVNPQEVPDTAERFFEEWKARGKQIEELQEELAEVRAGGAGDAEEIDLDGATAVVQRLDGEMDELRATANAIVEEGSVAVIGSGADSAQFVVGVPDGVGVNAGQVVSELADRVGGGGGGPPDFAQGGGPDVDALDEALEEAPDVLRQVQNA; encoded by the coding sequence ATGAGCGAACTCGAGGAGGAGTACCGCCTCGACTATTTCGAGGACAACGACTTCGTCCGAAAGCAGTGTTCGGAGTGTGGCGATCACTTCTGGACGCGCGACCACGACCGGGTGACCTGCGGCGAGCCGCCCTGCGCGGAGTACTCGTTCATCGACGACCCCGGCTTCGACGAGGAGTACAGCTTAGAGGAGATGCGCGAGGCGTTCCTCTCGTTTTTCGAGGAGAACGGCCACGAGCGCATCGACCCGTACCCCGTCGCGGCGAACCGCTGGCGCGACGACGTCCTTCTGACCCAGGCGTCGATCTACGACTTCCAGCCGCTGGTGACCTCCGGCGAGACGCCGCCGCCCGCCAACCCGCTGACGATCAGCCAGCCCTGCATCCGGATGCAGGACATCGACAACGTAGGCAAGACCGGCCGGCACACGATGGCGTTCGAGATGATGGCCCACCACGCCTTCAACGCCCGCGAGGAGATCGAAGACCCCGAGCAGTACGCCTACGAGGGCGAAGTGTACTGGAAGGATCAGACGGTCCAGTACTGCGACGAGCTGTTCGAGTCGCTGGGCGCCGATCTGGAGGAGATCACCTACATCGAGGACCCGTGGGTCGGCGGCGGTAACGCCGGTCCCGCCATCGAGGTCATCTACAAGGGCGCCGAGCTCGCCACGCTCGTCTTCATGTCGATGGAGCAAGATCCGGAGGGCGAGTACGAGATGAAAGACGGGAACCGCTACTCGCCGATGGACACCTACATCGTCGACACCGGCTACGGGCTCGAACGGTGGACCTGGATGAGCCAGGGCACGCCGACGGTGTACGAGGCGATCTACCCCGAGACGATCGCGTTCCTCAAGGACAACGCCGGCATCGAGCTCAGCGAGGGCGAGCAGGCGGTCGTCCACCACGCCTCGAAGCTCGCGGGCAAGATGGACATCGACGAGGCTGAGGACATCGAGGCCGCCCGCGGCGAGATCGCCGATCAGGTCGGCGTCACGACCGAGGAACTGGAGGCGCTGGTCGAGCCGCTCGAAGACATCTACGCGATCGCCGACCACTGCCGGACGCTGGCGTACATGCTCGGCGACGGCATCGTCCCCTCGAACGTCGGGACGGGCTACCTGGCGCGGATGGTGCTCCGGCGCACCAAGCGGCTGGTCGACAACGTCGGCGTCGACGCGCCGCTCGACGAGCTCGTCGACATGCAGGCCGAACGGCTCGACTACGAGAACCGCGACACGATCCGCGACGTGGTCCGCACCGAGGTCGAGAAGTACCGCGAGACGCTCGACCGGGGCTCCCGGCGCGTCGAGCAGCTCGCCGAGGAGTACAGCGCGAAGGGCGAGCCGATCCCGACCGACGAGCTGATCGAGCTGTACGACTCCCACGGGATCCAGCCCGACATGGTCGAGGAGATCGCGAGCGACCGGGGCGCCGCGGTCGACGTGCCCGACGACTTCTACAGCCTCGTCGCCCAGCGCCACGACCAGGAGTCGGGCGCCGGGGGCGCCGACGAGATCGACGACCGGTTCGAGGATCTGCCCGAGACTGACAAGCTCTACTACGACGACCAGCAGGGCACCGAGTTCGAGGCGGTCGTGCTCGACGTGTTCGAGCGCGAGGACGGGTACGACGTCGTGCTCGACCAGACGATGTTCTACCCCGAGGGCGGGGGCCAGCCCGCCGATCACGGAACGCTGTCGAGCGACGACGCCACCGTCGAGGTCAGCGACGTCCAGATCGAAAACGGCGTCGTCCGCCACCGCACGGACGAACCGCTGGACAAGGGCGCGATGGTGCGCGGCCAGATCGACGTCCGACGCCGCCGCCAGCTGATGCGTAACCACACCGCGACCCACGTGATCATCCACAGCGCCAAGCAGGTGCTCGGCGAGCACGTCCGGCAGGCCGGCGCCCAGAAGGGCGTCGACAGCTCGCGAATCGACCTCCAGCACTACCGGCGCATCACCCGAGAGGACGTCAAGGAGATCGAGCGCGTCGCCAACGAGCTCGTGATGGACAACGTCGCGGTCACCCAGGAGTGGCCTCACCGGAACGACGCCGAGGCCGAGCACGGCTTCGACCTCTACCAGGGCGGCGTCCCGCCGGGCGAGCAGATCCGGCTGATCCACGTCGCCGAGGACGTCCAGGCCTGCGGCGGCACCCACGTCGAGCGCACCGGCGACATCGGGTCGATCAAGGTCCGGACGACCGAGCGCGTCCAGGACGGCGTCGAGCGCATCGTGTTCTCGGCCGGCGAGGCCGCCATCGAAGGCACCCAGCGGACCGAGGATGCGCTCTACGAGGCCGCCGAGGCGCTCGACGTGAACCCCCAGGAGGTGCCCGACACCGCCGAGCGCTTCTTCGAGGAGTGGAAGGCGCGAGGCAAGCAGATCGAGGAACTGCAGGAAGAGCTCGCGGAAGTGCGCGCGGGCGGCGCGGGCGACGCCGAGGAGATCGACCTCGACGGCGCGACCGCAGTGGTCCAGCGCCTCGACGGCGAGATGGACGAGCTCCGGGCGACGGCCAACGCCATCGTCGAGGAGGGCTCGGTCGCGGTGATCGGCAGCGGCGCCGACAGCGCGCAGTTCGTCGTCGGGGTCCCCGACGGCGTCGGCGTCAACGCCGGGCAGGTCGTCAGTGAACTCGCCGATCGCGTCGGCGGCGGCGGCGGCGGCCCGCCGGACTTCGCGCAGGGCGGCGGTCCCGACGTCGACGCGCTGGACGAGGCGCTGGAGGAGGCGCCCGACGTGCTCCGGCAGGTCCAGAACGCCTGA
- a CDS encoding NCS2 family permease: MALADTLADFFGFEEHDTDLGTEILAGITTFLTMSYIIVVNPRVMAQQTNAEGEVTSPGIAIEGYTEAEVIQMLAVVTILASAAAIFVMALYANRPFGQAPGLGLNAFFAFTVVGAMGIPWETALAAVVTEGVLFIFLTAIGAREYIIKLFPEPVKFAVGTGIGLFLALIGLEAMQIVVGADQAGTILALGNLASNPVAILSVVGLFATLALYANGIRGSIILGIILTALAGWGLTLGGVTAEGVLAPQSLPNAQYNIAPLAGAFVEGFQNVDAFAFALIVFTFFFVDFFDTAGTLVGVGQAGDFLDENGNLPDIDKPLMADAVGTTVGGILGTSTVTTYIESATGVEEGGRTGMTALVVGLLFLLSLAVVPLAAAIPSYASNIALVVVAIIMLGNVTDIRWNDVTHSIPAGMTIIIMPLTFSIAYGIAAGIISYPVVKAATGEARDVSLGQWALAGAFIVYFFVRTGGVLTGAA; the protein is encoded by the coding sequence ATGGCACTCGCCGATACGCTCGCCGACTTCTTCGGGTTCGAGGAGCACGACACGGATCTCGGGACCGAGATCCTGGCGGGGATCACGACGTTCCTCACGATGTCGTACATCATCGTGGTCAACCCCCGGGTCATGGCCCAGCAGACCAACGCCGAGGGCGAAGTGACCTCGCCCGGCATCGCGATCGAGGGCTACACCGAGGCCGAGGTCATCCAGATGCTCGCGGTGGTGACGATACTCGCGTCGGCGGCCGCGATCTTCGTGATGGCCCTGTACGCCAATCGCCCGTTCGGACAGGCGCCCGGGCTCGGGCTCAACGCCTTCTTCGCGTTCACGGTCGTCGGCGCGATGGGCATCCCCTGGGAGACGGCGCTCGCGGCCGTCGTCACCGAGGGCGTGCTGTTCATCTTCCTGACCGCCATCGGGGCTCGCGAGTACATCATCAAACTGTTCCCCGAACCGGTCAAGTTCGCGGTGGGAACCGGGATCGGGCTGTTTCTCGCCCTGATCGGGCTCGAGGCGATGCAGATCGTCGTCGGCGCCGATCAGGCGGGCACCATCCTCGCGCTCGGCAATCTCGCGTCCAATCCCGTCGCCATCCTCTCGGTCGTCGGGCTGTTCGCCACGCTGGCGCTGTACGCCAACGGCATCCGCGGCTCGATCATCCTCGGCATCATCCTGACCGCTCTCGCGGGCTGGGGGCTGACGCTCGGCGGCGTGACCGCCGAGGGCGTGCTCGCGCCCCAGAGTCTCCCGAACGCCCAGTACAACATCGCGCCCCTCGCCGGCGCGTTCGTCGAGGGGTTCCAGAACGTCGACGCGTTCGCCTTCGCGCTGATCGTGTTCACGTTCTTCTTCGTCGACTTCTTCGACACCGCCGGCACGCTCGTCGGCGTCGGGCAGGCGGGCGACTTCCTCGACGAGAACGGAAATCTCCCCGACATCGACAAGCCGCTGATGGCCGACGCCGTCGGCACGACCGTCGGCGGCATCCTCGGCACCTCGACGGTGACGACGTACATCGAATCGGCGACCGGCGTCGAGGAGGGCGGTCGCACCGGCATGACCGCGCTGGTCGTCGGGCTGCTGTTCCTGCTCTCGCTCGCGGTCGTTCCCCTCGCCGCCGCGATCCCGTCGTACGCCTCTAACATCGCGCTCGTGGTCGTCGCGATCATCATGCTCGGCAACGTCACCGACATCCGGTGGAACGACGTCACCCACTCGATCCCCGCCGGAATGACGATCATCATCATGCCCCTGACGTTCTCGATCGCCTACGGCATCGCCGCGGGGATCATCAGCTACCCCGTCGTCAAGGCCGCGACGGGCGAGGCGCGGGACGTGTCGCTCGGACAGTGGGCGCTCGCCGGGGCGTTCATCGTCTACTTCTTCGTCCGGACGGGCGGCGTTCTCACCGGCGCCGCCTGA
- a CDS encoding metallophosphoesterase — MLTVCSDTHSSEGHALEGRTIEAVREADAVIHAGDFTSTSALDAFHDVADTLYPVHGNADSATVRERLPTARTVEYEGVRIAVTHRRDGGPTALSLFGRQKGADLVISGHSHDPGVVETDEVTLLNPGSHAQPRGNRPGHAELVPADDGLDGKLVQPDGTVFEEFSI; from the coding sequence ATGCTCACGGTCTGTTCCGACACCCACAGCAGCGAGGGCCACGCGCTCGAAGGACGAACGATCGAGGCCGTCCGCGAGGCAGACGCGGTGATCCACGCGGGCGATTTCACGTCGACGAGCGCGCTCGACGCGTTCCACGACGTCGCCGACACCCTCTACCCGGTCCACGGCAACGCCGACAGCGCAACCGTCCGCGAGCGGCTTCCGACGGCCCGCACCGTCGAGTACGAGGGCGTCCGCATCGCCGTCACGCACCGCCGGGACGGCGGGCCGACCGCGCTCTCGCTGTTCGGCCGCCAGAAGGGCGCCGACCTGGTGATCTCGGGCCACTCCCACGACCCCGGCGTGGTCGAGACCGACGAGGTGACGCTGCTCAACCCCGGTAGTCACGCCCAGCCGCGCGGGAACCGGCCGGGGCACGCCGAACTGGTCCCCGCGGACGACGGGCTCGACGGGAAACTGGTACAGCCGGACGGAACGGTGTTCGAGGAGTTCTCTATCTGA